A portion of the Clostridium gelidum genome contains these proteins:
- a CDS encoding S8 family peptidase yields MADLRFCNSYYDPYKGSYLIEYRGPFKEQIDKVAYACGDIFTDRVGIVSVNPNDINQLLIDVPSIVFFDFRTMFVLQDISPSSVDNINNIKINPYLNLNGRGVLIGIVDTGIDYLNQEFIREDGTSRIMSIWDQTIENSNDKSVVIGKTYSNDQINNAITAHENNTDPYAIVPSKDDIGHGTKIAGIVGARGYNNQFQGIASDSDFVIVKLFESPYFARILKENNVKYTPVYNATAIVAGVQYLRTRSQEMQRPMVIYLGLGSSEGSHDGKSLISRYLTAVGSIRGLCIVAGVGNEGDSQGHVTKFIKNVGDIQSVELKIPKEMKYFILHIWVQRPNRAALNVISPTGEASQFIDSKTGKSEEIKFVFLDTKMTVSYYSPEHFTGHQVIIVLFDNIKPGIWRFELIGEYIINGRFDIWLPPKTTLLENTVFLESNPFNTLTIPSTAINIITVSYYGNNNALIASSGKGFNIDNKINPDLATVGINILTTQVSGGVTSVSGSSAATAILAGVCALLLQWGIVDGNDKSMYSQKIRTYLIYGAYRNPIYKFPNRETGFGDLDLLNTFDVISRSYRSVHINNNIPRITKENILRNNKDNNFMEYYINKLFIRIPLPKNRRILDDKGC; encoded by the coding sequence ATGGCTGATTTACGTTTTTGCAATTCATATTATGATCCATATAAGGGCAGTTACTTAATCGAATATAGAGGGCCTTTTAAGGAACAAATTGATAAGGTAGCTTATGCTTGTGGAGATATATTTACTGATAGGGTTGGAATTGTATCAGTAAATCCTAACGATATAAATCAGCTTTTGATAGATGTACCATCAATTGTTTTTTTTGATTTTAGAACTATGTTTGTACTACAAGATATTTCACCATCTAGTGTGGATAATATAAATAATATTAAAATAAACCCATATTTAAACTTAAATGGTAGAGGTGTGTTAATAGGTATTGTTGATACTGGAATAGATTATTTGAATCAAGAATTTATTAGAGAAGATGGGACATCAAGAATAATGAGTATATGGGATCAAACAATTGAAAATAGTAATGATAAATCTGTAGTTATTGGAAAGACTTATTCAAATGATCAAATTAATAATGCAATTACGGCTCATGAAAATAATACAGATCCATATGCAATTGTACCTTCAAAAGATGATATAGGCCATGGTACTAAAATTGCTGGAATTGTAGGTGCAAGAGGATATAATAATCAGTTTCAAGGCATTGCGAGTGATAGTGATTTTGTAATTGTTAAACTTTTTGAATCTCCTTATTTTGCAAGGATATTAAAAGAAAATAATGTTAAATATACTCCAGTTTATAATGCTACTGCAATTGTGGCAGGAGTACAGTATTTAAGAACTAGATCTCAAGAAATGCAAAGACCTATGGTTATATATTTAGGTTTAGGAAGTAGTGAAGGAAGTCATGATGGGAAAAGTTTAATTTCTAGATACTTAACAGCAGTTGGAAGTATTAGAGGACTATGTATAGTAGCAGGGGTTGGAAATGAAGGTGACTCTCAAGGGCATGTGACGAAGTTTATTAAAAATGTAGGAGATATACAAAGTGTAGAGCTTAAGATACCTAAAGAAATGAAATATTTTATCTTGCATATATGGGTACAAAGACCAAATAGAGCTGCTTTAAATGTAATTTCTCCAACTGGAGAAGCATCTCAATTTATTGATTCAAAAACTGGCAAAAGTGAAGAAATCAAATTTGTTTTTTTAGATACAAAAATGACAGTTAGCTATTATTCTCCAGAACATTTTACTGGACATCAAGTCATAATAGTATTGTTCGATAATATAAAACCTGGGATATGGCGATTTGAATTAATTGGAGAATATATAATTAATGGAAGATTTGATATATGGCTTCCTCCAAAAACCACTTTGCTAGAAAATACAGTATTTCTTGAATCAAATCCTTTTAATACATTAACAATTCCATCTACAGCGATTAATATAATTACAGTTAGTTATTATGGAAATAATAATGCTTTAATTGCATCGTCTGGTAAAGGATTTAATATAGATAATAAAATCAACCCTGATCTTGCCACTGTAGGAATCAATATTTTAACAACACAAGTTTCAGGTGGTGTGACTTCTGTTTCTGGTAGTTCAGCAGCAACTGCAATACTCGCAGGAGTTTGTGCTCTTTTATTACAATGGGGGATAGTAGATGGAAATGATAAAAGCATGTATTCACAAAAAATTAGAACTTATTTAATATATGGAGCATATAGAAATCCAATTTACAAATTTCCAAACAGAGAAACTGGTTTTGGAGATCTTGATTTATTAAATACATTTGATGTTATTAGCAGATCATATAGAAGTGTACATATAAATAATAATATTCCAAGAATCACCAAAGAAAATATCCTAAGAAATAATAAAGATAATAACTTTATGGAATATTACATTAATAAGTTATTTATAAGAATTCCGCTACCTAAGAATAGGAGGATTTTAGATGATAAGGGATGTTAA